In the genome of Hymenobacter taeanensis, one region contains:
- a CDS encoding PadR family transcriptional regulator: protein MKVENTQVQMRKGILEFCILEIIARGEVYASDMLEELTAARMIVVEGTLYPLLTRLKNASLLDYTWKESTSGPPRKYYTLTEAGQEFLHQLRLTWEEVQDSIRIIRQKPHSNGSAPAETLL from the coding sequence ATGAAAGTCGAGAACACCCAAGTGCAGATGCGGAAGGGCATCCTGGAGTTCTGCATTCTGGAAATCATTGCCCGCGGAGAGGTGTATGCGTCAGACATGCTGGAGGAGCTTACCGCTGCCCGCATGATTGTGGTCGAGGGGACGCTCTACCCACTCCTGACGCGCCTCAAAAACGCGAGCTTGTTAGATTACACCTGGAAAGAGTCTACCAGTGGGCCGCCCCGCAAGTACTACACCCTCACCGAAGCCGGCCAGGAGTTCCTGCATCAGCTTCGTCTCACCTGGGAGGAAGTACAGGATTCCATCCGTATCATCCGCCAGAAGCCTCACTCCAATGGTAGCGCCCCCGCGGAAACGCTGCTGTAA